A section of the Maledivibacter sp. genome encodes:
- a CDS encoding ABC transporter permease yields the protein MAMCKIMSLALIIILLVSLFAPYIAPYSPIEIDMKNRLKSPSMDHLLGTDSLGRDVFSRLVYGGRTSILLSIIASMLTMLLGLVLGIIAGYFGGKLDSIIQMIINIFQALPSISFMIALIGIMGPGIKSILISVILTSWASFSRIVRGEVLKIREENYIEGAKALGSNNLHIIIHHILPNIMGPFIILFTTRIGKVILSIAGLSFLGLGLKPPTPDWGVMISDAKTYYLSNPILLIAPGTCIMILSLSINLIGDALRDYLDTRGDAHKQYL from the coding sequence ATGGCTATGTGTAAAATTATGTCTTTAGCATTGATAATTATATTACTTGTTAGCTTATTTGCTCCCTATATAGCTCCATATAGCCCTATTGAAATAGACATGAAAAACAGACTTAAAAGCCCATCTATGGATCATCTGCTAGGAACAGATTCCTTGGGAAGGGATGTCTTTAGTAGACTTGTCTACGGAGGACGAACCTCTATACTTTTATCTATTATAGCCTCTATGCTTACAATGCTACTAGGACTTGTTTTAGGAATCATTGCAGGATACTTTGGTGGAAAGCTTGATAGCATCATACAGATGATCATTAATATATTTCAAGCATTACCCAGCATTAGTTTTATGATAGCACTTATTGGAATAATGGGGCCGGGAATAAAAAGTATACTCATCTCAGTAATATTGACCTCTTGGGCAAGTTTTTCAAGAATTGTACGGGGTGAAGTGTTGAAAATAAGAGAGGAAAACTATATAGAAGGAGCTAAAGCACTGGGCAGCAATAATTTGCATATTATTATACATCACATATTACCTAATATAATGGGGCCATTTATTATTTTATTTACTACTAGGATTGGTAAGGTCATTTTATCTATTGCTGGTCTTAGTTTTTTAGGATTAGGACTTAAGCCCCCTACTCCCGATTGGGGAGTAATGATAAGTGATGCTAAGACCTACTATCTTAGTAATCCAATACTTCTAATAGCCCCTGGCACATGTATAATGATACTTAGCTTAAGTATTAATCTAATCGGCGACGCTTTAAGGGATTACTTGGATACAAGGGGAGATGCCCATAAACAATATTTGTAG
- a CDS encoding metalloregulator ArsR/SmtB family transcription factor — protein MNEKVEIFKALSDNNRLLIIEMLSCGELCACDIMEGLELTQPTISHHMKILQHAGLVKSKKNGKWTIYSLNKNKFTDLSDFINHLSSYKKDCICNKVTKKKCCGEE, from the coding sequence ATGAATGAAAAAGTAGAGATATTCAAGGCTTTATCGGATAATAATAGATTACTTATTATTGAAATGCTTTCATGTGGAGAACTTTGTGCATGTGACATCATGGAAGGATTGGAGCTTACACAACCAACTATTTCCCATCATATGAAAATACTTCAACATGCAGGACTTGTAAAATCAAAAAAAAATGGAAAATGGACTATATACTCCCTTAATAAAAACAAATTTACTGACCTAAGTGATTTTATAAATCATTTATCATCATATAAGAAAGACTGTATCTGTAATAAAGTAACAAAAAAGAAATGCTGTGGGGAGGAATAG
- a CDS encoding ATP-binding cassette domain-containing protein produces MIRLEKVTKAFKKRSFYGKDTLAVDNVSLNIDKGKILGLVGESGCGKSTLGRIILKLMPVDEGRIYFLDKDITNYTFKEMQDIRRQMQIIFQHPDTSLNPRKKIGYSLLEPFLIHKINNGNRNKMMKKILEYLDLVGLKEEILDRYPHQVSGGQIQRVVLARALVLQPKLLILDEATSMLDVSVQAQSIQLLNRVKGEFDMTYLFISHDIDLVRAFCDDIAVMKTGRIVEFGSSDKIYNTPDHRYTKELIKTFRRF; encoded by the coding sequence TTGATAAGGCTGGAAAAGGTAACAAAGGCATTTAAAAAAAGAAGCTTTTATGGTAAAGATACTTTAGCCGTTGACAACGTATCATTAAATATCGATAAAGGGAAAATACTTGGACTGGTGGGGGAAAGCGGATGTGGTAAATCTACTTTAGGTAGGATAATCTTGAAATTGATGCCTGTTGATGAAGGTAGGATATACTTTTTAGATAAGGATATTACTAATTATACATTTAAAGAAATGCAGGATATAAGAAGACAAATGCAAATAATATTTCAACATCCAGATACATCATTGAATCCTCGTAAAAAAATTGGGTATAGTTTATTAGAACCATTTTTGATCCATAAAATTAACAATGGGAATAGGAATAAAATGATGAAAAAAATATTGGAGTACCTAGATTTAGTTGGTTTGAAGGAAGAGATACTAGATAGATACCCCCATCAAGTAAGTGGGGGACAGATTCAACGGGTGGTTCTTGCAAGGGCTTTAGTACTTCAGCCAAAACTGCTAATACTTGATGAAGCTACATCCATGCTAGATGTTTCTGTACAGGCTCAGAGTATTCAGCTTCTTAATAGGGTAAAAGGAGAGTTTGATATGACATATCTATTTATTTCCCATGATATTGATTTAGTTAGAGCCTTTTGTGATGATATTGCTGTTATGAAGACGGGACGGATAGTAGAGTTTGGAAGTAGCGATAAGATTTATAATACTCCTGATCATAGATATACAAAGGAACTGATTAAAACATTTAGAAGGTTTTAA
- a CDS encoding ABC transporter permease, with product MLNTMGYIVKRILNAIPVLIGVSLIAFILGIMAPGDPALEILTMDGISYPTEQELNSMRDELGLNDPVIIQYLNWAKNAVKGDLGKSYMTNEPVFHEIMRRLPITFSIAILAVIMAILIGVPLGVFMVFKRHSLFDHLGRIVALVFISVPGFWLSFILITLFSEKLKILPTSGYGSFKHLILPSTILASGTIGVIMRLNRATLIEEINKNYVITAKAKGFFDEIIIIRHALLNSIMPIITYLGNYFGGILGGSAIIETIFAIPGIGSFVVDGIFSRDYPVIQGYVLFMGITYIVFNLLVDICYVILNPQIRLGGKN from the coding sequence ATGCTAAACACAATGGGGTACATAGTTAAAAGGATATTAAATGCCATTCCGGTTTTAATAGGAGTGTCATTGATTGCATTTATATTAGGAATTATGGCGCCGGGTGATCCGGCGCTTGAAATTCTTACGATGGATGGTATAAGCTATCCAACTGAGCAAGAGTTAAACTCCATGAGGGATGAGCTTGGACTTAATGATCCTGTGATTATACAATATTTAAACTGGGCAAAAAATGCTGTTAAGGGTGATTTAGGTAAATCCTATATGACTAATGAGCCTGTATTTCATGAAATTATGAGAAGATTACCAATTACCTTTTCCATAGCTATTTTGGCTGTAATCATGGCCATACTCATAGGTGTTCCTTTAGGTGTTTTTATGGTTTTTAAGAGACATTCATTATTTGATCATTTAGGTAGAATTGTTGCACTGGTATTTATTTCAGTACCAGGTTTTTGGCTTTCATTTATATTAATAACCCTCTTTTCTGAAAAGCTTAAAATACTACCTACCAGTGGCTATGGATCATTTAAACATCTGATTTTGCCATCAACAATCCTTGCCTCTGGAACTATAGGAGTTATTATGAGACTAAATAGGGCTACCTTAATAGAGGAAATAAATAAAAACTATGTTATAACTGCTAAGGCTAAGGGTTTTTTTGATGAAATCATAATCATTAGACATGCTTTGTTAAACTCTATTATGCCGATTATCACGTATTTGGGGAATTACTTTGGAGGTATACTTGGGGGATCAGCTATAATAGAAACTATTTTTGCAATACCAGGGATAGGCAGCTTTGTAGTAGATGGAATTTTTAGTAGGGATTATCCTGTTATACAAGGCTATGTACTATTTATGGGGATAACCTACATAGTGTTCAATTTACTAGTCGATATATGTTATGTTATTTTAAATCCTCAAATCAGATTAGGAGGCAAAAACTAA
- a CDS encoding ABC transporter ATP-binding protein, with the protein MNENIKIENLKVHFKTKLGNVRAVDDVSLELEKGKVIGLIGETGSGKSVLGLSILRLLADNAVVSGKIIYKETDLLDLDIRKMVGLRGKEIALVPQNPGTALNPIMRVGKQVAEGIILHEKASKKQALGRILNLMKKFMLDTSVLGTYPFELSGGMKQRVLATMGISCNPIWLIADEPTKGLDAIVRGQVYETFNKIKCKNDMGMLLITHDLILAKRLCHRIAVMYAGDILEIGSSKEILENPQHPYTKGLVDSQPHRNLSPMIGSSPSLIDPPKGCKFHPRCEYAMGRCYLKKPLLYNTTMGSKARCFLFDKAGKGNKGI; encoded by the coding sequence ATGAATGAAAATATAAAAATAGAAAATTTAAAGGTTCATTTTAAAACAAAGCTTGGAAATGTTAGGGCCGTTGATGATGTATCCCTAGAACTAGAAAAGGGGAAAGTGATTGGATTAATAGGTGAAACCGGCAGTGGTAAATCGGTTTTAGGATTATCTATATTGAGACTTCTTGCAGATAATGCAGTTGTATCGGGAAAAATTATTTATAAGGAAACTGATCTACTAGATTTAGATATAAGAAAAATGGTAGGGCTTAGGGGAAAGGAAATAGCTCTTGTGCCTCAAAATCCTGGAACTGCTTTAAATCCTATTATGAGAGTTGGAAAGCAAGTAGCGGAGGGTATAATACTTCATGAAAAGGCAAGTAAAAAACAAGCTCTAGGTAGGATATTAAATCTAATGAAAAAGTTTATGCTTGATACCAGTGTTCTAGGTACTTATCCCTTTGAACTAAGCGGCGGAATGAAGCAAAGGGTCTTAGCGACCATGGGAATTTCCTGTAATCCCATATGGCTTATAGCCGATGAACCTACAAAGGGCTTGGATGCCATAGTTAGGGGACAGGTTTATGAGACCTTTAACAAAATAAAGTGTAAAAATGATATGGGAATGCTTTTAATTACCCATGATCTAATTCTTGCAAAAAGGCTATGCCACAGGATAGCTGTGATGTATGCCGGTGATATTTTAGAAATTGGTTCAAGTAAAGAAATCCTAGAAAATCCTCAGCACCCATATACAAAGGGATTAGTGGATTCACAGCCCCATAGAAATCTGAGCCCCATGATAGGTTCTTCTCCTAGTCTGATAGATCCTCCTAAGGGCTGTAAATTTCATCCGAGGTGTGAGTATGCTATGGGAAGATGTTACTTAAAAAAGCCATTGCTTTACAATACGACAATGGGATCGAAAGCGAGGTGCTTTCTATTTGATAAGGCTGGAAAAGGTAACAAAGGCATTTAA
- the scpA gene encoding methylmalonyl-CoA mutase, which yields MSKHPDFTRLELDIKPQSSSMSDWKQAFESKAHQKISDFNWMTNEQINVGALYTKEEYKNFEHLGFTAGISPYLRGPYATMYVTRPWTVRQYAGFSTAEESNAFYKRNLAAGQKGLSIAFDLATHRGYDSDHERVVGDVGKAGVAVDSMLDMNILFDGIPLDKMSVSMTMNGAVLPVLAFYIVAGEEQGVPKEKLAGTIQNDILKEYMVRNTYIYPPEISMRIIADIFEYTSKYMPKFNSISISGYHMQEAGATNDIELAYTLADGLEYIRAGIKAGIDIDAFAPRLSFFWAQGTNYFMEVSKMRAGRMLWSKIVNQFNPKNPKSLALRTHSQTSGWSLTEQDPFNNVTRTLIEAMAASLGHTQSLHTNALDEAIALPTDFSARIARNTQLYLQDETSICKVIDPWAGSYYVERLTHEMARKAWSHIQEVESLGGMAKAIETGLPKMRIEEGSARRQAKIDSAKEAIIGVNKYRLDHEDPIEILEIDNTAVRQAQIQRLEKLRANRNEEDVKKALEAITKATETGEGNLLELAVNAARVRASLGEISYAIEKIKGRHKAVIKSISGVYSSEYAKTNDIDKVRIMTDEFEENEGRRPRIYIAKMGQDGHDRGAKVVATGFADMGFDVDVGPLFQTPEEVARDAVENDVHAVGMSSLAAGHKTLLPQLVKALADLGRDDIIVFAGGVIPAQDYDYLYEHGAALIFGPGSIITECADKVMNVINESLGYD from the coding sequence ATGAGTAAGCATCCTGATTTCACTAGGCTAGAATTAGATATAAAGCCGCAAAGTAGTAGTATGTCCGATTGGAAGCAGGCTTTTGAGTCTAAAGCACATCAAAAAATTTCTGACTTTAATTGGATGACAAATGAGCAAATTAACGTAGGGGCACTTTATACTAAAGAAGAATATAAGAATTTTGAGCATTTAGGTTTTACAGCGGGTATCAGCCCTTACCTAAGGGGACCCTATGCAACAATGTATGTGACTAGGCCCTGGACTGTAAGACAATACGCAGGTTTTTCAACGGCCGAGGAAAGTAATGCCTTTTACAAAAGAAACCTGGCGGCTGGACAAAAAGGACTTTCTATAGCCTTTGACCTCGCAACCCATAGGGGATATGACTCAGACCATGAAAGGGTTGTAGGAGATGTTGGTAAGGCTGGGGTTGCCGTTGATTCCATGCTAGATATGAATATATTGTTTGACGGAATTCCCCTAGACAAGATGTCCGTATCCATGACGATGAACGGTGCAGTTTTACCTGTTCTTGCTTTTTATATAGTGGCAGGAGAAGAACAAGGAGTTCCAAAGGAAAAACTAGCTGGTACAATACAGAACGATATATTAAAGGAATATATGGTAAGAAACACATATATATATCCACCTGAGATTTCAATGAGAATCATAGCCGATATATTTGAATATACCTCTAAGTATATGCCTAAATTCAATTCTATATCTATATCTGGGTATCATATGCAGGAGGCAGGTGCTACTAATGATATAGAATTAGCCTATACTTTAGCGGATGGATTAGAATACATTAGAGCTGGTATCAAAGCAGGAATTGATATAGATGCCTTTGCACCTAGATTATCCTTCTTCTGGGCTCAAGGTACAAATTATTTTATGGAAGTATCTAAGATGCGTGCAGGACGTATGCTTTGGTCAAAAATAGTAAATCAGTTTAATCCAAAGAATCCTAAGTCCCTAGCCCTTAGAACCCATTCCCAGACCTCGGGCTGGTCACTTACGGAACAAGATCCATTTAATAATGTTACGAGGACTTTAATAGAAGCTATGGCTGCTTCCTTAGGGCATACTCAATCCCTTCATACCAATGCTTTGGATGAGGCTATTGCCTTACCTACGGATTTTTCTGCTCGGATTGCAAGAAATACCCAGCTATATCTTCAGGACGAGACTTCAATTTGTAAGGTAATCGATCCCTGGGCAGGTTCCTATTATGTAGAAAGATTAACCCATGAAATGGCAAGAAAAGCATGGTCACATATTCAAGAGGTAGAGTCCCTTGGGGGTATGGCCAAAGCCATAGAAACAGGTCTTCCTAAAATGCGTATAGAGGAAGGGTCTGCCCGTAGGCAAGCCAAAATTGACTCTGCAAAGGAAGCAATCATAGGTGTAAATAAATACAGGCTGGATCATGAAGATCCTATTGAGATATTAGAAATTGATAATACAGCTGTTAGACAGGCTCAGATACAAAGGCTGGAAAAGCTAAGGGCTAATAGAAATGAAGAGGATGTTAAAAAGGCATTAGAAGCTATAACAAAGGCCACTGAAACAGGAGAGGGAAATCTCTTAGAATTAGCAGTTAATGCTGCCCGTGTAAGAGCAAGCCTAGGTGAGATATCATATGCCATTGAGAAAATAAAGGGGAGACATAAAGCTGTGATAAAATCAATATCTGGGGTTTATAGTTCTGAATATGCAAAAACTAATGATATAGATAAAGTAAGGATTATGACCGATGAGTTTGAGGAAAACGAAGGACGTAGACCAAGGATATATATAGCCAAAATGGGACAAGATGGACATGACAGAGGAGCTAAGGTAGTGGCTACTGGTTTTGCCGATATGGGATTTGACGTGGATGTAGGCCCATTATTCCAAACTCCCGAAGAAGTTGCCAGAGATGCGGTGGAAAATGATGTTCATGCCGTTGGTATGAGTTCACTTGCTGCTGGACATAAAACACTACTTCCACAATTGGTAAAGGCTCTTGCAGACCTTGGTAGAGATGATATTATTGTCTTTGCAGGTGGAGTTATTCCGGCACAGGATTATGATTATTTGTATGAGCATGGGGCTGCTCTCATATTTGGACCAGGATCAATCATAACTGAATGTGCTGATAAGGTAATGAATGTTATAAATGAAAGTTTAGGATATGATTAA
- a CDS encoding acyl-CoA mutase large subunit family protein — translation MEDSKDTQVQNGYDAQGRLFGEFKEPSYEEWKEAATALLKGKPFQKAMFTKTPEGITLQPIYMREALDSLPHTDTLPGFAPYVRGTKAEGNMVQPWAICQEIYASYPKQFNEKVLHDLYRGQTALNITLDKATRYGIDCDMLNAEEVGYRGLSLSTLEDITVAFQDLVLEVLPFYINVGANPIPMMSLLGAYLKKQDQGMDELKGVIGYDPLGFLAREGDLPFSTTEAYGYMFDIMKYTLSKDSKLRTILIEGHPYHDGGADAVQELAFAMATGAEYIREMIERGIDIEDITPHMAFSFSLGSNFFMELSKIRAARMLWSQIVKAFGGSHEAQKIYIHGKTSSWTKTIYDPYVNMLRNASEAFSGAIAGVDSLDIIPFDEPIRESDEFSRRISRNVQAILQDECHFTQPIDPAGGSWYIETLTHELAEKAWTRFQEVEGEGGMLQLILNNKAQASVNAKYEEKFKNMAKRKHVWVGTNMYPNMQEEKLDSRESDLEDIKNKRANQVRKYRMQKDIFAVANSISELGDIREMTGSISIDKAIDSIMIGATLGDIAELCNSFTKEPCAIKPIGLQRGAQRFEALRDRTKELKKQGKDIKVFLLNMGSIPQHKPRADFTTGFFEVGGFEVIKNNGFMDVKSAVNEGLESGAQIGVICSTDATYPELVPEIAKGIKSKNPKMSLVVAGRPTKELELAYREAGIDHFIYMGADCYNLLLSFQKEVEDNE, via the coding sequence ATGGAGGATAGTAAAGATACACAAGTTCAAAATGGCTACGATGCACAGGGACGGTTATTTGGAGAGTTTAAAGAACCTAGCTATGAGGAATGGAAAGAAGCTGCAACAGCTTTGCTTAAAGGAAAACCTTTCCAAAAAGCTATGTTTACAAAAACCCCGGAGGGAATAACACTTCAGCCAATTTATATGAGAGAAGCTTTAGATTCTTTACCTCATACTGATACATTACCTGGTTTTGCCCCCTATGTTAGAGGAACTAAGGCAGAGGGTAATATGGTTCAGCCTTGGGCCATATGTCAAGAAATATATGCAAGTTACCCTAAACAATTCAATGAAAAGGTGCTACATGATCTATATAGAGGACAAACAGCACTTAATATAACCCTAGATAAGGCTACAAGGTATGGAATTGATTGCGATATGCTCAATGCCGAGGAAGTAGGTTATAGAGGACTATCTTTGTCAACCTTGGAAGACATTACCGTAGCATTTCAGGACTTAGTTTTAGAGGTGCTTCCTTTTTATATTAATGTTGGAGCTAATCCTATACCGATGATGTCTTTATTAGGAGCCTACCTTAAGAAGCAAGATCAAGGTATGGATGAGCTTAAGGGAGTAATAGGATATGATCCTTTAGGCTTCTTAGCTAGAGAAGGGGACTTACCTTTTTCAACAACAGAAGCCTATGGATATATGTTTGACATAATGAAATATACATTAAGTAAGGATTCAAAGCTAAGAACCATATTGATAGAAGGGCATCCATATCATGACGGTGGAGCCGATGCAGTTCAGGAGCTTGCCTTTGCCATGGCTACCGGGGCTGAATATATTAGAGAAATGATAGAAAGAGGCATAGATATTGAGGATATAACTCCCCATATGGCCTTTAGCTTTTCCCTAGGATCAAATTTCTTTATGGAGCTTTCTAAAATACGTGCAGCTAGAATGCTTTGGTCACAAATAGTCAAGGCTTTCGGAGGCAGTCACGAAGCACAGAAAATATATATACATGGTAAAACGTCGTCCTGGACTAAAACCATATACGATCCCTATGTAAATATGCTGAGGAATGCATCAGAAGCATTCTCTGGGGCTATAGCAGGAGTAGATAGTCTAGATATTATTCCGTTTGATGAGCCTATAAGGGAGTCCGATGAATTTTCAAGACGTATATCAAGAAATGTTCAAGCAATCCTACAGGATGAATGTCATTTTACTCAGCCTATAGATCCAGCAGGTGGTTCTTGGTATATTGAAACATTAACCCATGAGCTTGCTGAAAAGGCATGGACTAGATTTCAAGAGGTTGAAGGGGAAGGCGGTATGCTTCAGCTTATACTCAATAATAAAGCCCAGGCTTCCGTTAATGCCAAGTATGAAGAGAAATTTAAAAACATGGCTAAGCGTAAACATGTCTGGGTTGGTACAAATATGTATCCTAATATGCAGGAAGAAAAATTAGACTCTAGGGAAAGTGATCTTGAGGATATAAAAAATAAAAGAGCTAATCAAGTAAGAAAATATAGAATGCAAAAAGATATATTTGCAGTAGCTAATTCCATATCGGAGCTTGGGGACATTCGTGAAATGACAGGGTCTATATCAATTGACAAAGCAATTGATAGCATAATGATTGGTGCAACCCTAGGGGATATAGCAGAGCTTTGCAATTCATTCACTAAGGAGCCTTGTGCTATCAAGCCCATAGGGTTACAAAGAGGGGCCCAGAGATTTGAGGCTTTGAGAGATCGTACTAAGGAGCTTAAAAAGCAAGGAAAGGATATCAAGGTATTCTTACTTAATATGGGTTCAATACCTCAGCATAAGCCTAGAGCTGATTTCACAACTGGATTTTTCGAGGTCGGAGGCTTTGAAGTGATCAAAAATAATGGATTTATGGATGTGAAATCCGCAGTAAATGAAGGACTTGAATCCGGTGCCCAAATAGGGGTTATATGCTCTACCGATGCAACCTATCCAGAGCTTGTACCTGAGATAGCTAAGGGTATAAAGTCTAAGAATCCTAAAATGTCCTTAGTGGTAGCTGGACGACCAACTAAGGAACTAGAATTGGCATATAGAGAAGCGGGAATAGATCATTTTATATATATGGGGGCAGATTGCTACAATCTTCTATTAAGCTTCCAAAAGGAGGTAGAAGACAATGAGTAA
- the arsB gene encoding ACR3 family arsenite efflux transporter: MSKEVKKQGGGLDFFGRYLTIWVALCIVAGVSIGQLVPSFPETLSKFEYAQVSIPVAILIWLMIYPMMLKIDFSSIVEATRKPKGLTVTCVTNWLIKPFTMYLIAGFFFKVVFKAFIPASLATDYLAGAVLLGAAPCTAMVFVWSHLTDGDPAYTLVQVAVNDLILLFAFTPIVAFLLGVSDVIVPYDTLLLSVVLFVVIPLAGGYISRKYIVKNKGIDYFENVFLKKFDNITMIGLLLTLVIIFSFQGEVIMNNPLHIGLIAVPLIIQTFLIFIIAYGWAKVWKLPHNIAAPASMIGASNFFELAVAVAISLFGLQSGAALATVVGVLVEVPLMLALVKIANNTKHWFKEVK; the protein is encoded by the coding sequence ATGTCTAAGGAAGTCAAAAAACAAGGTGGAGGTCTAGACTTTTTCGGAAGATATTTAACGATTTGGGTAGCGTTGTGTATTGTGGCTGGAGTTTCTATAGGTCAATTGGTACCATCATTCCCAGAGACTTTAAGTAAATTTGAATATGCACAGGTTTCCATCCCTGTAGCCATTCTTATATGGCTTATGATTTATCCAATGATGCTTAAAATAGATTTTTCAAGTATAGTTGAAGCAACTAGGAAGCCAAAGGGACTGACAGTGACATGTGTTACGAACTGGTTAATTAAGCCATTTACTATGTATTTAATTGCAGGATTCTTTTTTAAAGTAGTATTTAAAGCATTTATACCTGCAAGTTTGGCAACAGATTATTTAGCGGGAGCTGTTTTGCTTGGGGCGGCACCTTGTACGGCTATGGTTTTCGTATGGAGTCATTTAACCGATGGAGATCCAGCATATACATTAGTACAAGTTGCTGTAAACGATCTAATATTACTCTTTGCCTTCACACCTATAGTAGCTTTTTTGCTTGGGGTTTCAGATGTTATAGTACCATATGACACCCTGTTACTTTCCGTTGTATTATTTGTTGTAATACCACTGGCAGGGGGATATATTTCTAGAAAATATATAGTTAAGAATAAAGGAATTGATTATTTTGAAAATGTGTTTCTTAAAAAGTTTGACAACATAACAATGATTGGATTGCTTTTAACCCTTGTAATAATATTTTCATTTCAAGGTGAGGTTATCATGAATAATCCACTTCATATAGGATTAATAGCAGTACCACTTATTATTCAGACATTTTTGATATTTATAATTGCCTATGGATGGGCTAAAGTCTGGAAGCTTCCACATAATATTGCAGCACCAGCATCAATGATAGGTGCAAGTAATTTCTTTGAATTAGCTGTTGCTGTGGCCATATCATTATTTGGTCTTCAATCGGGAGCTGCCCTTGCCACAGTGGTTGGCGTATTAGTTGAAGTGCCATTAATGCTTGCCCTTGTTAAAATAGCAAATAATACTAAGCATTGGTTTAAGGAAGTAAAATAA
- the meaB gene encoding methylmalonyl Co-A mutase-associated GTPase MeaB translates to MTNNVKKPKWVPEDANSSYTTNVMEGVKGGHDGLPSSFTTVRKRPKVKRRKQLTVDEYFKGIMEKDRTIIARAITLIESNAKRHFEQAQELLQRLLPYTGNSIRIGISGVPGAGKSTLIEALGLKLCELGHKVAVLAVDPSSSITGGSILGDKTRMEKLSNHPNAFIRPSPSGGMLGGVARKSRETLLLCESAGFDVLLIETVGVGQNEVTVRSMVDFFLLVLITGAGDELQGMKKGVMEICDAILINKADGDNYIRAKAAQTEFSNMLHYLRPATQGWTSKSLTCSALYNKGIVELWQVIEEFQKLTEASGVLQERRKNQTLQWVFTMVIEQLKSRFYDHEGVKNLIPVIQDELMNDRMSATKAATILLERFDEIKG, encoded by the coding sequence ATGACAAACAACGTAAAAAAACCAAAGTGGGTACCCGAGGATGCAAATTCCTCCTACACTACAAATGTTATGGAGGGGGTAAAGGGAGGGCATGATGGACTTCCTTCCTCCTTTACAACAGTTCGAAAGCGCCCTAAAGTAAAACGTAGAAAACAGCTTACTGTGGATGAATACTTTAAAGGGATCATGGAGAAGGATAGAACCATAATTGCAAGGGCTATTACTTTGATTGAAAGCAATGCCAAAAGACACTTTGAACAGGCTCAGGAGCTTTTACAAAGGCTGCTGCCCTATACTGGAAATTCTATACGTATTGGTATTTCAGGTGTTCCCGGTGCGGGGAAGAGTACTTTGATTGAGGCCCTAGGGCTAAAACTCTGTGAATTAGGACATAAGGTAGCTGTGTTAGCTGTAGATCCGAGTAGCTCCATTACCGGTGGGAGTATATTAGGGGATAAAACCCGTATGGAAAAGCTTTCTAATCACCCCAATGCCTTTATTAGACCATCACCTTCCGGGGGAATGCTAGGAGGAGTAGCTAGAAAAAGTAGAGAAACCCTTCTCCTATGTGAATCAGCAGGCTTTGATGTGTTACTTATTGAAACCGTAGGAGTGGGTCAAAATGAGGTAACGGTAAGATCTATGGTGGATTTTTTTCTGTTGGTTCTAATAACCGGTGCCGGTGATGAGCTTCAAGGAATGAAAAAGGGTGTAATGGAAATCTGTGATGCTATATTGATCAATAAAGCCGATGGAGATAATTACATTAGAGCTAAAGCGGCCCAAACAGAGTTTAGCAACATGCTTCACTATCTTCGCCCGGCAACACAGGGGTGGACATCTAAGTCATTGACTTGTTCAGCCCTATACAATAAAGGCATTGTTGAACTATGGCAGGTTATTGAAGAATTTCAAAAGTTGACCGAGGCTTCAGGAGTGCTTCAAGAGCGAAGAAAAAATCAAACATTGCAGTGGGTATTTACAATGGTTATAGAGCAGTTGAAAAGTAGGTTTTATGACCATGAAGGAGTAAAGAACCTTATACCAGTAATTCAAGATGAACTCATGAATGACAGAATGTCTGCTACAAAGGCGGCAACTATTCTTTTAGAAAGATTTGATGAGATCAAAGGGTAG